One window of Atribacter laminatus genomic DNA carries:
- a CDS encoding cobyric acid synthase yields MARYIMFQGTGSGVGKSLITAGFCRMFARKGIRVAPFKAQNMSLNSGVTPFGEEIGRAQMLQARAALIDPDSRMNPILLKPQGDCMSQVIVRGKIWETHEAYEYYQYKKFLWEKVVESMNSLAEEYDLICIEGAGSPAEINLREQDIVNMSVARYAQVPVFLIGDIEKGGVFAQLYGTWALMIQEERELLRGFIINKFRGNYAILEPGLKEIEKLTQIPVVGVVPYSRFQLEDEDSMTEKIENSYKLPKTADIQVGIIRLPHISNFTDFDPLTNEPDVEIQYIFPDENLSKFDVIMLPGSKNTTRDLQWLQKFNFQERLESYINNGGVLLGVCGGYQMLGESIIDIDGNEDYQGEMDGLRIIPMKTFFEKEKTLKTLQGCLAKAEHISVKGYEIHQGKGFIQQAYEPLFNLNLGNRIEPEGIVINNQIFGTYLHGLFDDGSFRRYFVNLLRKRKGLGTISAVSPSWQEMVEEELDRLADFLETCLDIERIESLMENF; encoded by the coding sequence ATGGCACGCTATATTATGTTTCAAGGAACTGGATCTGGAGTTGGAAAAAGCCTAATTACAGCAGGTTTTTGTCGAATGTTTGCGCGAAAAGGCATAAGAGTTGCTCCGTTTAAAGCGCAAAATATGTCTTTAAACTCGGGGGTGACACCATTTGGTGAGGAGATAGGCAGAGCACAGATGCTGCAAGCTCGAGCAGCTCTGATTGATCCTGATTCTCGAATGAATCCAATTTTACTGAAACCCCAGGGAGACTGCATGAGCCAGGTGATCGTTCGTGGAAAAATCTGGGAGACTCATGAAGCCTATGAGTATTATCAGTATAAAAAATTTCTCTGGGAAAAGGTCGTCGAAAGTATGAATTCACTTGCTGAAGAATATGACCTCATCTGCATTGAAGGAGCTGGTAGTCCAGCAGAGATAAATTTACGAGAACAGGACATAGTTAACATGTCAGTAGCTCGATATGCACAGGTACCAGTATTTCTCATTGGTGATATTGAAAAAGGTGGAGTTTTTGCACAACTTTATGGAACCTGGGCACTTATGATTCAAGAGGAAAGAGAATTGCTGAGGGGCTTTATTATCAATAAATTCAGAGGGAATTATGCTATTTTAGAACCAGGATTGAAAGAAATTGAAAAATTAACTCAAATTCCAGTTGTGGGTGTTGTTCCTTATTCTCGCTTTCAGCTGGAAGATGAAGATAGTATGACGGAAAAAATTGAAAACTCGTATAAGTTACCCAAAACCGCTGATATTCAAGTCGGTATTATTCGTCTTCCCCATATTTCAAATTTCACCGATTTTGATCCATTAACGAATGAGCCTGATGTGGAAATCCAATACATTTTTCCCGATGAAAATCTTAGCAAGTTTGATGTAATAATGCTTCCCGGAAGTAAAAATACTACTCGAGACCTTCAATGGCTGCAAAAATTTAATTTTCAAGAGCGTTTGGAAAGTTATATCAACAATGGTGGCGTGCTGTTAGGAGTATGTGGTGGTTATCAGATGCTGGGAGAATCTATAATAGATATCGATGGGAATGAAGACTACCAAGGTGAAATGGATGGATTGAGAATTATTCCAATGAAAACCTTTTTTGAGAAAGAAAAGACCCTTAAAACCTTGCAAGGATGTTTGGCGAAAGCTGAACACATTTCTGTGAAAGGATATGAAATTCATCAGGGGAAAGGCTTTATCCAACAAGCCTACGAACCGCTTTTTAATCTCAATTTGGGGAACAGAATCGAACCTGAAGGTATAGTAATCAATAATCAGATATTCGGAACCTACCTTCATGGTTTGTTTGATGATGGATCGTTTAGAAGATATTTTGTCAATTTGCTTCGCAAAAGAAAAGGGTTAGGAACCATTTCCGCGGTTTCCCCATCCTGGCAGGAAATGGTAGAAGAAGAGCTTGACCGTTTGGCAGACTTTCTTGAAACCTGCCTCGATATTGAAAGGATAGAAAGCTTGATGGAGAATTTTTAA
- a CDS encoding cupin domain-containing protein, translating to MLLRRLEDCDEFIAGDLTRLREILHPDKLGIDIHYSLAHATLPPGRASQPHYLYSSEVYYILSGKGIMHINSQNEQVEEGSTIFIPPKSIQYIENTGSQDLVFLCIVDPAWKKEDEIVL from the coding sequence ATGCTACTCCGAAGACTGGAAGACTGTGATGAATTCATAGCTGGTGATTTAACCAGACTTCGTGAAATACTCCATCCGGATAAATTAGGAATTGATATCCATTATAGCCTTGCCCATGCTACTCTTCCGCCCGGGCGCGCATCTCAGCCTCATTACCTCTATTCATCTGAGGTATATTATATTTTATCTGGTAAAGGGATTATGCACATAAATAGTCAAAACGAGCAGGTGGAGGAGGGTTCGACCATTTTCATTCCGCCAAAATCCATACAGTACATTGAAAACACCGGGAGCCAAGACTTGGTATTTCTTTGTATTGTTGATCCAGCCTGGAAAAAAGAAGATGAAATTGTTCTTTGA
- the nadA gene encoding quinolinate synthase NadA, producing the protein MNAIIQQIQELKKMKNAIILVHNYQPPDIQDIADFLGDSLGLSIEASQTDADIIVFCGVRFMAETAKILSPNKVVLLPEKNAGCPMADTITVQEVKKLKSEHPKATVLAYVNTTADVKAECDICCTSANALKIVTDGLKDAKEIIFIPDKNLANYVSRKTGRQFILWDGDCPIHAHILPEHVHFQKKLHPDALVVVHPECLPEVIDLADEVQSTEGMSRFIGQSKKSEFIIGTEAGILYRLRKENPEKNFYPASAQAICPDMKKITLEKVLYSLRIGYGEINLPETIRQRAERSIQRMLEYKS; encoded by the coding sequence ATGAATGCGATCATCCAACAAATTCAAGAATTAAAAAAAATGAAAAATGCAATTATTTTAGTTCACAACTATCAACCCCCAGACATACAGGATATTGCGGATTTTTTAGGGGATTCTTTGGGTTTGAGCATCGAAGCCAGCCAAACTGATGCTGATATCATCGTTTTTTGTGGTGTTCGTTTTATGGCAGAAACCGCCAAAATTCTTTCTCCGAATAAAGTTGTGCTCCTTCCCGAGAAAAATGCTGGTTGCCCAATGGCAGATACCATTACCGTTCAAGAAGTTAAAAAGCTTAAATCAGAACATCCCAAAGCAACGGTGCTTGCCTATGTGAATACAACTGCAGATGTTAAGGCTGAATGTGACATTTGCTGTACATCGGCCAACGCCCTAAAGATCGTTACTGATGGATTAAAAGATGCCAAAGAAATTATTTTTATTCCTGATAAAAATTTAGCCAATTATGTTTCGAGAAAAACTGGGCGTCAATTTATACTCTGGGATGGCGATTGTCCAATTCACGCTCATATTCTTCCTGAACATGTCCATTTTCAAAAAAAACTCCATCCCGATGCGTTGGTTGTTGTTCACCCTGAATGTCTTCCTGAAGTGATTGATTTAGCTGATGAGGTTCAATCAACTGAAGGAATGTCGCGATTTATTGGTCAATCCAAAAAAAGCGAATTTATCATTGGGACTGAGGCTGGCATACTCTATCGTCTTCGTAAAGAAAATCCTGAGAAAAACTTTTATCCAGCTTCAGCACAGGCCATTTGTCCCGACATGAAAAAAATAACTCTGGAAAAGGTCCTTTATTCTCTCCGTATTGGTTACGGGGAGATTAACCTACCCGAGACGATTCGCCAGCGAGCCGAACGAAGCATTCAGCGTATGTTAGAGTATAAATCTTAA
- the mnmA gene encoding tRNA 2-thiouridine(34) synthase MnmA yields MKTKKILIAMSGGVDSSVAAFLLKKQGYQVHGMTMSFKVIHGSSNDPRSGSGLIDAKRICEILEIPHQTLEISTEFEKEVVKPFIKEYLSGRTPNPCVICNRLIKFGFLFNYAMKNGFDYFATGHYAQIDFINNQFFLRKPRDRSKDQTYFLYGIPRETLDRILFPLAHLTKEEVKSLSDQLDLQMDEKSESQDICFLPQGGYGDFLKNRSHLDLSGPIVNLQGKVLGHHDGIYLYTIGQRKGLGLSNSHPLYVVDIDLSRNAVIVGEKKDLQAMALIATQVNYLVDGIPDQEIFAVTRYSQKEHQCMLEKINHEIKVIFYDKLENITPGQSVVWYTREGIAIGGGIIKEVLR; encoded by the coding sequence GTGAAAACAAAAAAAATATTAATTGCTATGAGTGGGGGAGTCGATTCTTCGGTTGCTGCTTTCCTCTTAAAAAAACAAGGATATCAGGTTCATGGGATGACCATGTCTTTTAAAGTTATTCACGGCTCGTCTAACGATCCACGTTCTGGTTCGGGGTTAATTGATGCGAAAAGGATATGTGAAATTCTTGAGATTCCTCATCAAACCCTTGAAATAAGCACCGAATTTGAAAAGGAAGTCGTAAAGCCTTTTATAAAAGAATATTTATCAGGAAGAACTCCCAACCCGTGTGTAATCTGTAATCGGTTGATAAAATTTGGTTTTCTGTTTAATTATGCCATGAAAAACGGTTTTGACTATTTTGCCACCGGACACTATGCTCAAATTGATTTTATCAACAATCAATTTTTTTTACGGAAACCCCGGGACCGTTCAAAAGATCAAACTTATTTTTTATACGGCATCCCTCGGGAAACCCTTGATAGAATTCTTTTCCCATTAGCTCATCTCACCAAAGAAGAGGTTAAATCTCTTTCTGATCAACTTGATTTACAAATGGATGAAAAATCCGAGAGCCAGGATATTTGTTTTCTTCCTCAGGGTGGTTATGGTGATTTCCTTAAAAACCGTTCTCATCTGGATTTATCAGGTCCAATCGTTAATCTCCAAGGAAAAGTGCTTGGACACCACGATGGAATATATCTATATACTATCGGCCAAAGAAAAGGATTAGGACTCAGTAATTCGCATCCTCTTTATGTTGTCGATATCGATCTTTCTCGAAATGCCGTAATAGTTGGTGAAAAAAAAGATTTACAAGCCATGGCTCTGATCGCTACTCAGGTGAATTATTTAGTCGATGGAATCCCTGACCAGGAAATTTTTGCTGTTACGCGTTATTCCCAGAAAGAACATCAGTGCATGTTAGAAAAAATAAACCATGAAATAAAGGTCATTTTTTATGATAAATTGGAAAATATAACCCCTGGCCAATCAGTTGTATGGTACACTCGTGAAGGAATCGCAATCGGAGGAGGAATCATTAAGGAGGTTTTGCGATGA
- the larE gene encoding ATP-dependent sacrificial sulfur transferase LarE, with protein sequence MDNIIKTKYDNLLQILNDLENCLVAYSGGVDSAFLLFASYEVLGDKTSGILIDTPFLPKSEKSCALKTASQLNLPLIVQEINLLQYSSIIRNQPNRCYFCKKILFETIQEVANQKNFQLIIEGSNTDDLNDFRPGIKAIQEMGIKSPLVDAGFTKEEIRQISKEKNLPTWDKSSFSCLATRIPYGTDITSEHLSRIEKAELFLNQLGFSQFRVRDHYPIARIEILLSNKNFARICDYRRQIVERLKSLGYQWVTLDLEGYRSGSMNEEPKIRELT encoded by the coding sequence ATGGATAATATTATTAAAACTAAATACGATAATTTACTACAAATTTTAAATGACCTCGAGAATTGTTTGGTTGCCTATTCCGGTGGTGTTGATAGTGCTTTTTTGCTCTTTGCTAGTTATGAAGTGTTGGGAGACAAAACCAGTGGAATTCTTATCGATACCCCCTTTTTGCCAAAAAGCGAAAAAAGCTGCGCTCTCAAGACCGCCAGCCAACTGAATCTTCCCTTAATAGTTCAAGAGATAAACCTTCTTCAATATTCTTCAATTATTCGAAATCAACCAAACCGTTGTTATTTTTGTAAAAAAATACTCTTTGAAACTATTCAAGAAGTGGCCAATCAGAAAAATTTTCAACTCATCATCGAAGGCTCAAACACCGACGACCTAAATGATTTTCGTCCGGGAATAAAAGCTATTCAAGAAATGGGAATTAAAAGCCCCTTGGTGGATGCTGGTTTTACCAAGGAAGAAATTCGTCAAATATCGAAAGAAAAGAACTTACCAACCTGGGATAAATCCTCGTTTTCTTGTCTAGCTACCCGCATTCCTTATGGAACAGATATAACTTCTGAACATTTGAGTCGAATCGAAAAAGCAGAATTATTCCTTAACCAACTGGGTTTTTCCCAATTCCGGGTAAGGGATCATTATCCAATTGCTCGAATTGAAATACTCTTGTCCAATAAAAATTTTGCTCGAATTTGTGACTATCGTCGCCAAATCGTCGAAAGATTGAAATCCTTAGGATATCAATGGGTTACCTTAGACCTTGAGGGATATCGTTCTGGCAGTATGAATGAAGAACCTAAAATCAGGGAGTTAACGTGA
- the cysK gene encoding cysteine synthase A, whose translation MKIAQNITQLIGNTPLVRLSKLGAYLPGEVVAKLEYFNPCGSVKDRIGVSMINEAEKNGSISKDTLIVEPTSGNTGIALAFVCAQRGYKLILTMPESVSVERRKILSWFGAKLVLTPSEEGMQGSIKKAEELAKGNANSFLPMQFKNPANPKIHRETTAEEIWTDTDGLIDILVCGVGTGGTLTGTAEVLKNRKPSLRVVAVEPKKSAVLSGGAPASHRIQGIGAGFIPEVLRRELIDEIIPVEDEDAFSTAKSIAQVEGIHVGISSGAAGWAALQLAKRKGNQGKLIVAIFPDTGERYLSVW comes from the coding sequence ATGAAAATTGCCCAAAATATTACTCAGCTCATAGGAAATACTCCTTTAGTTCGTCTTTCTAAATTGGGCGCCTATCTCCCCGGGGAGGTAGTTGCCAAACTCGAATACTTTAACCCATGTGGAAGCGTGAAAGATCGTATTGGAGTATCAATGATAAACGAAGCTGAAAAAAATGGTTCTATAAGTAAAGATACCTTGATAGTCGAACCAACTAGCGGGAATACTGGTATCGCCTTGGCTTTTGTCTGTGCTCAACGAGGATATAAATTAATACTCACCATGCCTGAAAGCGTATCCGTCGAAAGAAGAAAAATTCTTTCCTGGTTCGGTGCTAAACTCGTTCTCACTCCCTCAGAAGAAGGAATGCAAGGATCGATCAAAAAAGCTGAAGAATTGGCAAAAGGGAATGCTAATTCTTTTTTGCCAATGCAATTTAAAAATCCTGCCAATCCAAAAATTCATCGGGAAACAACTGCTGAAGAAATCTGGACTGATACCGATGGGCTTATTGATATCTTGGTTTGCGGAGTAGGAACCGGAGGAACCCTCACGGGAACCGCTGAAGTTTTAAAAAATCGAAAGCCGTCCCTCAGGGTAGTTGCTGTTGAACCAAAAAAATCAGCAGTATTATCAGGAGGAGCCCCAGCTTCTCATCGAATCCAGGGTATTGGAGCCGGCTTCATCCCTGAAGTGCTACGCCGAGAATTAATCGATGAAATTATTCCCGTTGAAGATGAAGACGCCTTTTCAACGGCAAAAAGCATTGCTCAAGTCGAAGGTATCCATGTTGGCATTTCAAGCGGGGCTGCCGGTTGGGCAGCACTTCAATTGGCAAAACGAAAGGGAAATCAAGGGAAGTTGATTGTGGCTATTTTTCCTGACACTGGAGAACGATATTTATCAGTTTGGTAA
- a CDS encoding 7-cyano-7-deazaguanine synthase produces the protein MTKAVSLFSGGLDSLLATQIIMDQGIEVIAVNFINPFANNKKMKEKQYYARTMSQKMGIELVEIELKENFLDLLRNPKYDFGKNLNPCIDCKILMITQAHEVMKEKRASFIVTGEVLSQRPKSQFLWGLSIIDRDSHLKGLILRPLSAKLLQETIPEQKGWVDRDKLYNFSGRIRGPQFALAQKLGINDYPAPAGGCLLTDPIFARRVYDLLIHDELTMENIELLKLGRYFRLSNQFKLLVGRNEKDNLALLSQAKPEDYVFTPSHTKGPTGLGKGIIDFYTEQLASGIIAYYSSSLIEPLNIKIQHQNYSSPKMVQPITLSLNQIEKYRIENFPIKLIRQNTQKTPQK, from the coding sequence ATGACTAAAGCGGTTTCGTTATTTTCAGGAGGCCTTGATAGCTTACTTGCAACTCAAATCATTATGGATCAAGGCATCGAAGTCATTGCTGTTAACTTCATTAATCCCTTTGCCAATAATAAAAAAATGAAAGAAAAACAATACTATGCCCGTACCATGTCTCAAAAAATGGGCATTGAATTGGTGGAAATAGAACTGAAAGAAAACTTTTTAGACCTTCTTCGAAACCCAAAATATGATTTTGGTAAAAATTTGAATCCATGTATCGATTGTAAAATTTTAATGATTACCCAAGCTCATGAAGTCATGAAGGAAAAAAGGGCTTCATTTATTGTAACTGGCGAGGTCCTCTCTCAGAGACCAAAATCTCAATTCTTATGGGGGTTGAGTATCATCGACCGAGATTCTCATTTAAAAGGCTTAATTTTAAGGCCCCTTTCAGCGAAATTATTACAAGAAACCATTCCCGAACAAAAAGGGTGGGTTGATCGGGATAAGCTATATAACTTTTCCGGCCGCATTCGTGGACCTCAATTTGCCTTAGCTCAAAAATTGGGAATTAATGATTATCCAGCCCCAGCCGGTGGATGTCTTCTCACCGATCCGATTTTTGCTCGAAGAGTTTATGACCTGCTTATCCATGATGAACTGACGATGGAAAATATAGAACTTTTAAAATTAGGGAGATATTTTCGACTGAGTAACCAATTCAAGCTTTTAGTTGGCCGGAATGAAAAAGATAATTTGGCTTTACTTAGCCAAGCTAAACCAGAAGACTATGTTTTTACTCCTTCCCATACTAAAGGACCAACTGGCCTGGGAAAGGGAATAATCGACTTCTATACTGAACAACTTGCTTCAGGCATTATCGCTTATTATTCTTCTTCTCTTATCGAACCACTTAATATTAAAATACAGCATCAAAACTATTCATCGCCAAAAATGGTTCAACCCATAACCTTATCACTAAATCAAATAGAAAAATACCGGATTGAAAATTTTCCTATTAAACTTATTCGCCAAAATACTCAAAAAACTCCTCAAAAATAG